A region from the Mya arenaria isolate MELC-2E11 chromosome 2, ASM2691426v1 genome encodes:
- the LOC128221960 gene encoding uncharacterized protein LOC128221960: protein MINADFKGCIPCPIGMYKDNTLDIFSSECTPCPDGSATQNVGATQASQCTSQEEQSSLAVIIGTSVAGGLLLMVVVAFLIYRRRKRNEKLPEEGRSDRTDTSNSMNVYDLPQDGENDIPTRKNEYDVIPADVNVYMTVTEDAQTSTGTNESGIHVQNTDTSTSERNIYSELDVNSLNDKDKDYLRQYSHDSHGYLAPIQHGNISHNRNEEGRNSTSFL, encoded by the exons ATGATTAACGCTGACTTTAAAGGCTGCATACCGTGTCCTATTGGGATGTACAAGGACAATACATTGGATATTTTTTCGTCTGAATGCACGCCATGCCCAGACGGTTCAGCAACACAAAATGTCGGAGCTACCCAAGCTAGCCAATGCACCAGTC AGGAAGAGCAAAGCAGCCTTGCTGTTATCATAGGTACTTCCGTCGCTGGTGGATTATTGCTGATGGTTGTCGTGGCCTTCTTGATTTACCG ACGCAGAAAAAGGAACGAGAAGTTACCGGAAGAAGGACGTTCCGACAGGACTGATACTTCTAATTCAATGAACGTCTATGATCTACCGCAGg ACGGAGAAAATGACATACCGActagaaaaaatgaatatgacGTCATACCTGCCGACGTAAACGTTTATATGACAGTTACCGAAGATGCTCAAACAAGTACTGGAACGAACGAAAGCGGTATACATGTTCAAAATACTGATACTTCCACTTCAGAAAGAAATATCTACTCTGAACTAGACGTGAACAGTTTAAATGACAAAGACAAAGATTATCTTCGTCAGTACTCGCATGATTCCCATGGGTATCTGGCTCCAATACAACATGGGAACATATCCCACAACAGAAACGAAGAAGGGCGCAATAGtacatcatttttgtaa